GGCATCGACACCAAGCGCCTGTCTTCGGACGGGCGCTTCGTGTATCCGCCGTTCGCCCGCAGAAGGAGACGCCATGCCGTCGATCACCGTCCAACAGCTTCGTGAGCAGCCCGACATTCCCGTCATCGATGTGCGCGAGACGTGGGAGTTCGAGTCCGGTCGCGTTCCCGGCGCCGTGAACCTGCCGATGTCGACGATCGGCGAGCACCTCGATGCGCTGCCCGACGGCGCGTTCGCCGTCATCTGCAAGGTCGGCGGCCGCTCGGGTCGCGTGGTCGAGGCTCTGCTGGCCCGCGGCTACGACGCGACGAACGTCGACGGCGGCACCGACGAATGGATCGCGGCCGGGTATCCGGTCGAGCAGTGAGCCGGACGTGACGACCCTCACCCTCATCGGCAAGCCCGACTGCCACCTGTGCGACGTCGCCCGCGAGGTCGTCGAGACCGTCGTCGCCGAGCTGCCCGAGGACGCCGTCGAGATCGAGGAGCTCTCGATCGCCGACGATCCCGCGCTCTACGCGCAGTGGTGGGAGAAGATTCCGGTCGTGCTCATCGACGGCACGCTCCACGGTCACTGGCGCGTGTCGCCCGACCGCCTGCGCTCTGCGCTCGAGGCCGCCGGCTCCTGAGACGCGGTCCGATGCCGCCAGGCATGACGAAGGGGCCCGCATGGCGGGCCCCTTCGCTTTCTGCTTGCGGTCAGTCGCGCTCGACGACTTCGGCGTCGGCCGCGTGCTTCTTGACCGATTCGATGCCGTTGAGTGCGCCGGACTTGGACGAATAGCCTTCGCTGGATGCGATGACCTCGCCGTTGGACGCCTTCAGGTTGAAGCGCCACTGGCCACCTTTGTCGGTGAACAGCTCGAATTTGCCCGCCATTGGGAACACCCTTCGATCGTGCGAGACGTCGGTCCCACCGCCGACGCCGGCGTGTCACGCCACGCTCAAACTATCGGCGGGGGTGCGACGCGCGGTAGGGGAGCTCAGGCGATGAGGCGCGCGCGCAGTGCGGCGAGTTCGAGCTCGGTGAGGCCGCCCGACCGCAGGTAGTCGGCCGATCCGCCCTGGTCGTCGATCCAGGCGAGCGCCTGCTCGATGGCCTCGGGCGGCGTGCCCGTCACGAGTTCGTCGATGGCGGGCGTGAGGGGCACGCCCATGCCCGTGATCATCGCCCGCATGCGGTCGGCCCACGGTCCGGCGAGGTTGCCCGCCGACGAGCTGTAGTCGGCGACCACGGCCGCACGGTCGGCGCCCACGGCATCGAGCAGCAGCGCGACCGATACTCCGGTGCGGTCCTTGCCCGCGGTGCAGTGCACGAGCACCGCGGTCGGGGCGTCGTCGTTCGAGGCGGCCACGAGCCGGGCGAGTTCGGCGAAGGATGCCGCGCCGCCGCCGAGCATCGAGATGTAGAGGTCGCCGAGCGAGGGCAGCTGCGCGAGAGCCGCGGCGATCGCCGCCTGTGCCGTCGCGGGATCCGATGCCGTCACGGCGCTCTGCGCGAGCCCCGTCATCGCGCCCTCGAGCAAGGGCAGCTCGACGACGTCGAACGGGCGGTCGGAAGGCAGCACGTCGGGCGCCATCGAGCGCTCCATGTCGGTGCGGAAGTCGGCGATCACGCCGATGGGGGACGCCGCCAGCGCGTCGAGCGCCTCGGCGGAGAGCCCCGTCAGGGCCTCGGAGCGGAAGAGCACGCGTTCCCGCGTTACGCCGCCGTCGCGCAGCGGAGTGCCACCGGTGTCGCGGAAGTTCTGCAGCCCGGGGATCACGGGGCGAGACGTGTCGGGCCGCGGAACAGGTAGGTGACCTCGCGGATCGAGTCCTGGCCGAGCAGCAGCATCATCACGCGGGCCAGACCCATGCCGAACCCGCCGTGGGGCGGGGCGCCGTAGCGGAAGAAGTCGAAGTAGAAGTCGAGGTGCTCCGGCAGGAGACCCTTCTCCGCCGCCTGCTCGATGAGCACGTCGACGCGGTGCTCGCGCTGCGCTCCCGTCGTGATCTCGACGCCGTTGAAGAGCAGGTCGTAGCTCTTGGTGAGCCCGGTCTCCTCGTTGCGCATGTGGTAAAACGCGCGGATCTCGGGGTGGTAGTCCGTGATGAAGACGAACTGGTGTCCGTACGTCTCCGCGACGTGCGCCGCGATCTGGCGCTCGCCCTCGGGGTCGAGGTCGCCGTCGGTGCGGGGGATGTCGTAGCCGCGCGCCTTCACGATCTCGCGGGCCTCGGCCAGCG
This window of the Microbacterium sp. SSM24 genome carries:
- a CDS encoding rhodanese-like domain-containing protein, whose product is MPSITVQQLREQPDIPVIDVRETWEFESGRVPGAVNLPMSTIGEHLDALPDGAFAVICKVGGRSGRVVEALLARGYDATNVDGGTDEWIAAGYPVEQ
- a CDS encoding glutaredoxin family protein produces the protein MTTLTLIGKPDCHLCDVAREVVETVVAELPEDAVEIEELSIADDPALYAQWWEKIPVVLIDGTLHGHWRVSPDRLRSALEAAGS
- a CDS encoding YegP family protein, with product MAGKFELFTDKGGQWRFNLKASNGEVIASSEGYSSKSGALNGIESVKKHAADAEVVERD
- a CDS encoding tyrosine-protein phosphatase, which translates into the protein MIPGLQNFRDTGGTPLRDGGVTRERVLFRSEALTGLSAEALDALAASPIGVIADFRTDMERSMAPDVLPSDRPFDVVELPLLEGAMTGLAQSAVTASDPATAQAAIAAALAQLPSLGDLYISMLGGGAASFAELARLVAASNDDAPTAVLVHCTAGKDRTGVSVALLLDAVGADRAAVVADYSSSAGNLAGPWADRMRAMITGMGVPLTPAIDELVTGTPPEAIEQALAWIDDQGGSADYLRSGGLTELELAALRARLIA